The following coding sequences are from one Mus pahari chromosome X, PAHARI_EIJ_v1.1, whole genome shotgun sequence window:
- the LOC110314571 gene encoding probable G-protein coupled receptor 83 produces MNTSFKGVSPFLSQMESAIDWLGENVSWVPSIEDQSCNHTTQNGTNISSAEWGGPTGSVRRWLGGNPHIMAKIVLTFAYAVIIVISLFGNSLVCQVFVKHKEIKKSTGLLIFNLAISDILIILLNSPFALARFLSGQWVFGRIMCHVSRFAQYCSLHVSTLTLMAVAMDRHRVILHPMKPRLTHSQCLFVVAMIWSIAVFLALPHAIYQNLFTLVNMDGDTRSYCLPSFPGPSILVSKYVDLGTFILLYILPLLVIVVTYSHLGKRLWIQNAIGDASARQLMAHYQKRKKSIRMLILIVLVFAVCWFPLNFYVVLISSAGVENDSVLFYAFHWFAMSSTCYNPFIYCWLNRSFRAKLRSISSFRMQSLFVCSNSQIQQIKPQESHELRELQTSSLLRVPLAVPEPQVFEDPSLATGDNSQVSVQGEWEDPDPTLDEEPGPSTRDTYFCIHMQTSSH; encoded by the exons atgaacACTTCCTTCAAGGGAGTGTCTCCTTTCCTGTCACAAATGGAAAGTGCCATTGATTGGCTCGGGGAGAATGTCAGTTGGGTTCCATCAATCGAAGATCAAAGCTGCAATCACACAACCCAGAATGGAACCAATATCTCCAGTGCAGAATGGGGAGGGCCAACAGGATCAGTCAGGAGATGGCTGGGGGGCAATCCCCACATCATGGCAAAGATTGTGCTGACATTTGCATACGCTGTCATCATAGTGATATCTCTCTTTGGCAACTCCCTGGTATGCCAAGTTTTTGTCAAGCACAAGGAAATCAAGAAATCAACAGGCCTTCTCATCTTCAATCTGGCAATATCTGACATTTTGATAATCCTGCTCAACAGTCCATTTGCTCTG GCTCGTTTCCTGAGTGGACAGTGGGTTTTCGGTAGGATCATGTGCCATGTCAGTCGGTTTGCTCAGTACTGCTCCCTCCATGTTTCAACTCTTACACTGATGGCAGTTGCTATGGACCGGCACCGG GTAATTCTGCACCCAATGAAACCAAGGCTAACCCACTCCCAATGCCTATTTGTTGTTGCCATGATCTGGAGTATTGCAGTGTTCCTTGCTCTGCCTCATGCAATTTACCAAAATCTGTTCACTCTCGTCAACAT GGATGGTGATACCAGGAGCTActgcctcccttcttttcctggACCCAGCATACTGGTTTCGAAGTATGTGGACCTCGGGACATTTATTTTGTTGTACATCCTGCCACTTCTGGTGATTGTTGTAACCTATTCTCACCTAGGAAAGAGGTTGTGGATTCAAAATGCTATTGGTGATGCATCTGCTCGTCAACTTATGGCACACTACCAGAAGCGCAAGAAGAGCATCCGGATGTTGATCCTTATTGTATTGGTCTTTGCAGTTTGTTGGTTTCCACTTAACTTCTATGTGGTTCTTATTTCCAGTGCAGGTGTAGAAAATGACAGTGTGCTTTTCTATGCCTTTCATTGGTTTGCAATGAGCAGCACCTGCTACAATCCTTTCATCTACTGTTGGCTCAACAGGAGCTTCCGTGCCAAACTAAGATCTATATCATCTTTCAGGATGCAATCACTGTTTGTGTGTAGTAACTCCCAGATTCAGCAAATAAAACCACAGGAGAGTCATGAGCTTAGGGAGCTCCAGACATCTTCACTGCTACGAGTTCCCCTGGCTGTTCCAGAGCCCCAGGTTTTTGAGGATCCCAGTTTGGCTACAGGGGATAATTCCCAGGTCTCTGTCCAAGGGGAATGGGAAGATCCAGATCCCACTCTAGATGAAGAACCAGGGCCTTCAACCCGGGATACTTACTTTTGTATCCACATGCAGACTAGCAGTCACTAA